A single region of the Lycium barbarum isolate Lr01 chromosome 2, ASM1917538v2, whole genome shotgun sequence genome encodes:
- the LOC132628744 gene encoding uncharacterized protein LOC132628744: MAIKPSQFEDASLRKICDKVLSGEAKEAITDSEGVLRIKQRVFFPCVDDLIRKILEESHSSRYSIHPGATKMYHDLRKHYWWARVKHDIVEFVSQCLNWQQVTYTTTKLAQIYICEIVRLHGVPISIATDRDTTFASQFWRTLESALGTRLDLSTTFHSQTDGQSERMIQIVCQRHLPNLISSVRPVPDQIRG; the protein is encoded by the exons atggct ATTAAGCCAAGCCAGTTCGAGGACGCGAGCTTGCGCAAAATTTGTGACAAGGTtttgagtggtgaggccaaggaggccataaCTGACAGTGAGGGCGTTCTGAGGATTAAGCAGCGTGTCTTCTTCCCTTGTGTTGATGATTTAATTCGAAAGATTTTAGAGGAGTCTCACAGTTCTAGATactctattcatcctggtgctaccaagatgtatcacgACTTGAGGAAACACTATTGGTGGGCTAGGGTGAAGCATGATATCGTTGAGTTTGTTTCACAGTGTCTAAATTGgcagcag GTCACCTATACTACTACGAAGTTGGCCCAGATTTATATCTGTGAGATTGTTCGTCTGCATGGGGTACCTATTTCCATCGCAACTGATAGAGACACGACATTCGCATCCCAGTTTTGGAGGACATTGGAGTCTGCGTTGGGCACTAGGTTGGatcttagcacaacttttcactCTCAAACAGATGGCCAGTCTGAGCGGATGATTCAG attgtgtgccagagacATCTTCCAAACCTCATATCTAGTGTCAGGCCAGTTCcagatcagatccgagggtga